CCAATCATATTATGCCCATAGGTGTTGTAAGAATAGAGTTTTGACATCATATCAAAATAAGAATTTCCAAGTGGCTTATTATCATAACGCATACGCCTTTCTTCTTTTACAATCTCTCGTTCTCGGTTAATTCCCTCTTGCGTAATTACGGGATGTAACATTCTTTCAGATTCTACCCAAAGCCCTAGTTTAAACTCGTGCGCTGGTAATAATTGATAGTAATATGTTACATCGTAATTGGTATATGCATTACAGTATCCGCCAGCATTTAAAATGATGTTCTCTAATTTTCCTTGAGGTATGTTTTTTGTTCCATGAAATAAAAGATGTTCATAAAAGTGAGCATAACCCGTATGTTTTACAGATTCATTTTTAGAACCTACATGATATTTAGTACCAACAATTACATTAGGTTCATTTACATCTTTATGAAGAATAACATGTAAACCGTTAGCCAAATCGTATTCTTCAAAATGAATATTATTCATCTTTTGGCTCCATGTAAATGGTGAGACAAGAAAAATAATTAAAATAATTAACGCCTTCATTTTTTAGTTTTAGAAAATATTAAATAAACAGAATTATGATAATAGAAGGATTAAAAATATAATTTTAGCCCTGCCACTAAACTTAAATAATCTTCGTTTTTAGAAAAATAACTTACCTCACTACTTGATAAACTGGTTGCTTTTAAATAATCTCCAGTTATAGAAAACTCTAATTTATTATTGTGTTTAAGAGCAAAATCTACTCCTATTTTGGTATTAACATTAAACGTATCAATATCTGTATAATTAGCGACCTTATTACCTATCCAGTCTACAAAAATATTATTTGCAGCAAAGGGATCGTGTTCCATATCTAATACCAAATGATATAAAACCCCCAGATCTGTAAAAAACGCTGCTTTTTGAGAAAGCTTTTTATTTATCCCTAAAGATATCTCTGACTCCAAATACTGATAATCAAACTGGTAAGCATAATTCAAATCCAATTGCTTTTTATTATAATAATTTACGCCTATACTTAACTTATTTAAAAACTGATTATAAAATAAAATATTCCCTTCAGTTTTAACACGATAACTTGTGCTCGTAAAATTTTGATTATAGTAAGCTCCATTTTCATCCCATACTTTTGCTTTTCCTTTTAAGTACTCTGCATTTAAACTCAATGCTACAAGCTTATTTGTTTTATAACTATTGTAGTAAATATTTAACCGTTCTCTAAAAAAATTATATTTAGTTAACTCATCATTTTCTTCTACTCTAACAATATTTTTATCTATCCAACGCTCTAGTCCGTAACCAGTAGAACTTTCTATTGACAAATCTGAATTATTATGTTTAAAAAGCCATTGTAATTGTAAGTTTGGTATACTTCGTTTACTTTCGAAACCATTATCAATATTTTTAATGTAAGACCCTAACCCCGTATTTAAATAGTAATTAGCAGTAGCTTCTGTATTGTTTTCAGGAAATTTATTACCAAGTTCAGAATCTGTTTTAAAAAACTCATTGCTTAAAGCTAAACTTAACATGTGCTTTTGGTTTAGTTTATAGCTTAACGCTACCTTAGCTAAAATTTTTAATGCCGTTAGCTCGTTTCTAGTATCTGTTTTTCTAAAATAAAAGTTGGTATCATAATTTAAATACCCACCTAAAGTTAGTTTAGAGTTAATGCTATTAGCGCCACTAACTTGAAAATTATAGTTTTGATGGTTCCATAACCCTGTGGTTTCTTGAAAAAAGTAATAAGGAGATCCATACTCCTTTATTCCATAAGTTAGATTATTTTCCACCTCTTCTTTTCGAGAGTTTAGGTACTCCAAGCCACCATATAGAATCCAATTAGTGCTTTCTAAAGGAGCTAAAGATGCTGTTTCCACATACAAACCGTTTTGTTTTTTATATTCTTGTGGATGCCTTAATGCGCCTTCTGAATACAAATATTTTCCTTCTCCATAAGAAAACTTACCAAGGTTTGCTTGATTCAATAATGAAGGTATTTGAAAATATCGATTTTCAAACAATTTAAATTGAAAATCCCTCTCAGCAGCAGATAAATTGCTTACGTTCTCTATTGTTTGTGAAAAAGCACTTAACACACAAAAAAACAAAGAGAATGCAAAACACATTCTCTCTATTTTTAAATGGTTTGTTTTTTTAGTTGTTGTAACCATATTTATCTGGAAAATCTATTGCTTCAAAATCTACCGTTGAATTATTTGTGTCTAACAAAATAGTTCTACCAAAACGAGCACTAGCTACTTCGTCAATTTTTCTTCTAGAACTTAACCCCGTGTAAGAAATTGCTCCATCTGCATTTACATAAGTAAAACCACCATCAACAGAAGCTGGTATACGCTTATAGTCTGCCGCACCAGAATTATCTAAAATATCAACACCATCAACAACCTGATCAATAGAAATTTTCATTAATTTAAAAGTAGATGTCGATCCTGGCTCTGTATAATCTACAATATCCGAGTCGCTAAAAACAGCTTCATTACTAACTAAAACTACACTAGCTGAAGCAGTACCTAATCTAAAAAAATTAGTTTCATCAAACATGTAAATATTAGTCATATTTGCAACTGCTGGGTTATCGAATTCAAAAAAAGAATTCCCACTACGCCCTTGAGCCTCTAACCAATCTATTGAATAATGTTCTAGCGTAGCGTCTGTATTATCTAACTCTCCATCTGGATTTGCACTTCCTTCTTTATAATCAACAGCATTTAATGCTATTACAATACTTTTACCTGGCTCTACCGGATAATCGGTTCCTACTCCTGGTATTTGGCTCATTACATCTGTGTAAACATAAGTGTCATCTGTTAAAACTGTAGATAATGCGGTATCTCCAGAAACACCTGTATCTCCAAATAAATTTGCGATATACATGCCATCTGCATATAAAGTCTCAGATGAATTATTAAAAATTTCAACAAAAGCATCTTTAAATAAAGTGATGTACCCTGAGCCCGCAGAATACACTTCTTTAATAACTAAACCTCCATCTTGATTAACTGCATTAACCTCAACAATTTCGGTTGTTGTTACTTGTTTCATAACAGTAATATTATTTGCTGTACCACTTAAAGTATAGTCATCTGTGGATTTTGAAGCTATTACAGTGTATGTACCTACTGAAATGTTTGAAAACGTTACCAAACCGTCCGCACTAGTTGTTAAACTTAAAATAGAATTATCTACAGTATGGGTTGCTGTAATTTCTATACCATCTAAAGAAATATCACTAAGACCACTAGCCAATTCTATTTGAACTTGTAAATCTCCTAAATTTGCCACTGCATCATCATCACTACATGCCGTTGATATCCCAATTAACAAAAAAGCTGCTATTAGTTTTGTTAAACCTAATCTTTTTAAAATTGTTTTTTTCATGTTCTTAATTTATTGATTTATATAATTGTTAATTTATTTAATTAATAAGGTGAGATTAAAACCTACTGAAAGCTTACTGTTAAGTCTTCTATTACTTCCTAAAAACTCGTAAGTTGGATTATACCACGGCGCATTATTTGCGTAGAAACTAAACGAATGTCCTTGTTTAGATTCTTTACGTATTTGTAAATTAAAATTGCTATAGAAAGGTGTTTCTGTGGTGGTAAAGGTATTTTCATCTCTAATTAAATCAGCGAATTCTAAATTCATTCTGTTTGCTTCAGGGATTTCAACATAATTCCCATCGGCATCATAATATGCAAATGGATATAAGCTAGCTCCTATATACTCGCTACTTTCTTTAAAGTTTAATTCTGCAGAAAGGGTTAATACAAATCTCAAAGACGGAATATGTTGTATTAATGTTACCGTACCAAAACTTCTAACGGCTTTTGTTAATGTGTTTTCGTACACCCCGTAACGCACAGAATTATCACCAACAACGTACGCAGATTTATCAATATCAAATCCTTTATCCGTAACCAAACTTTCTAAGTAACTATATCTAAAATTAAATTGAGTATTGGTTGCTTTTATTTTTTCTGGGCTCAATGTAAGCTCAACACCATCGGTAGATGTAAAGGCATTATTTTTCATAACACTTACCGTTCTTGGAATATTACTTACTTCTCCTGTAGGCTCAACTACCGGTTGTTCGCCCTCGGGAGCACTTGCTACTTGATAAACAGGTTTTGGAAGTAATATCAATTCTTCTGTTGTGTTAATCCCACGGCGCATATCTTTTTTAAAATAGGTGAAATTGATATTCATGAAGGCTGGGGACCAATCGAATCCTATTTCTTTTAAATCGGAATAATTAGGTTTTAAATGCTCGTTCGTAGGTTGGTAAACATAAGTACTAACTATAGCCAAACGCTCGTCTGGATTTTCGGCGTAATACTGAAAATTAATATAATCAATATAAGATCGACCAGGGTAAAGTTGCACCATAGCCGGCGCTTTATATGATACACCCCAAGCCGCTCGTCCCGTAAAATTATTATATTTTGACAAAAAAGACATACGAGGAGACCACAAATTGTAACGTTCCAACATATTATCATACCTTACTCCTAAATTAAGTTGTTGTTTAGAATTTTCACCTGTACGCTTTATTACAGTTTGATGGTATGCTGAAAATGTTTTAGATGCTGGTATTTTTTCAAAAGTTGTAGATCTACTACCTGCAATATCTTGTGAGTGTGCTATATTACCTGTAGACACCCTACCGCTACCCGTATTATCATCGAAAGTGTATTGCAGTCCAGTTTCAAAATTAAAATCTATAGTTTCTAAATTAAGGTGTTGTTGTGCATCTATTCTGCCATTTACATTAACAGGGCGTCCTTTAATATCTCTAGTTTGATTAAATGCATTTGGTGAATAGGTTGTTGCATAAGTACCACTCTCTAAAGCCTCGATAATTGGAAAAGGGCCATTAATAACATACGTATCATAATACGAATGTTGATTAACTAAACTACCACTAAAATTATAGCTTACTTTCCCTAAAATAGACGATGAAAAATCTCCCGAAAGTGTTGCCTGAAAAGAGGTGCTTTTTACATCTGCTTCGTTTTTATAAACCTCTTCAGGTTCATGACGATTTCCATCATCTGAATGACCAATTCTAAAAGATGTAAAATGATTCCATTCTAAATTTTCAAACACCGGGAGTTTCCATCTCAATCCTAAATTAAAACTTTGATAAAATAATTTTCTTTCCGTAGGAGAACCAGAGGAATAAGCATACGAAAAATCAGAGTTTAAAACACCATAATTATTTAACTCATACCCTTTTGCTATAGATGCCTGATAATTTGTAGAAGACACATTTGTCGAGACGATATAAGGCGATTTACCTACTTTACTTTTCACTAAAATTCCACCAGACGATAAATTCCCATACTTGGGTGATGCCACACCTGCTATAACCTCAACAGATTCTACATTTGCTAATGTTATACTTCTTAAATCTACACCTCCAGCAACATTAGATTTCCCCCCATCTAAGGACGATGCATTTTTTGTTTGCATATTTGCATCTGTACTTATTGCTGCTCCATCCAAAATAATTGCCGTTCCAAATGCATTTACATCAGAAGCTACAGCGCTTCTTAAGTTAGCCTGTTTGGTTGATGTTAAATCGGATTGTTGTGCTTTATTTCCGGGAAGTAAACTTAGCACGTCTGCCAGGTTCATGGCTTGTACTTGCTTCATGGCTTGGCTACCTATTTTATAAGATGAAGTCCCCTCTCTACTCACTGTTTTTGTAGCGGTAACCACTACCGTATCTAAATCTAATAAATCTTCCTTTAGTGTTATATTTATATTCGATAAATCTAATTCTAAGGCTAAATCAATCTCTTTTATTTTATAACCAATAAGGCTTAAATTTAAAAGAAAGTTATTATGAGGCAACTGTAACGAAAACTCACCGTTTTTATTTGTAAATGTCCCAATATTTAACTCGGCAACTATAACATTAACATCAGAAAGCGGTTTATTATTTATATCTAATACACGCCCTTTTATTTCTACTTTATCATAATTTTTTTCTCCAGCTTCTTTGTTATTAACCTCGATAGGTTTCTCTTTAATTAAGATAACATTATCATCCATCATCGTTACATCAACATTCCCTCCCGATAAAGCCAACGTTAAAAGTTTATCAACTTTAATAATTCCTTTTTTCAATTCTACTTTAGGAAAAAACTCAAATAGAGATTGCCTATAAATAAACATGTAGTCGCTAGATTGTTCTTTAATAATTTTAAAAACTTCATCGACGGTAACTACTTGGTCTTCCGTAATATTGATTTTAGCATTTTGAGATAGCGCATTGTTAGAACTAAAGCCAAACATTGTAGCACAAAACAAGAATACAAATATTCGCATAATACAGTTTAAGAGACCTTTTCTTGAAACAGAGCAGGCACTAATTAATTTAAATTTCATTACTTTGTAAATTATTAGTTGATTAAACTTTTTTAGTTGATTAATTATTTAGTGCGGAGAAATAGTCTTGAGCTTGGCGGTTTAAACTATTTCTCCTTTTTTATTACAGTGCTATTAAAAAAATTTAAGCTTTTATTTTATAATTACAGACTTTTTATTAATCTCATAAGAATTAATAATATTGGCTTTCTGAAAAATGGTTAGTATTTTTTCAATACTATAATTCTTTTTTAAGGCTCCTATAAATTTTTGTGTTTCTAAATCTTTTTTCTCGAAAGCAACATCTATATCATACCATCTAGAAAGCACCATCATGATATCTTTAAGTCTTTTATTTTCAAAATTGAATACACCATCCTTCCATGCTATTTCGTTATAAACGTTAACATGAGCTATGGCGAAAACATTGTTTTCTATATTTAAAATCGATTGCTGTTTAGGTATTAAGTTTTCTTTTATCTCACCAGAACTCACTTCTACTTTTCCTTCTACTAAAGTTGTGTAGATATTAACCTCATCTTGATAAGCTTTAATATTAAATTCTGTACCTAACACTTCTACATTTTGTCCCTTACTTATAACCTGGAATTTGGCGCCGTTATGATTGGTACTTGGAGATACATCAAAATATGCCTCACCGTAAACAAGTTCTACCAAACGTGGGTTTCCTTTTATAAAATATACAGGATATTTTAATTTAGATTCTGAATTTAACCATACATGTGTACCATCTTCAAGCGTAATTTGAAATTGCCCTCCTTTTGGAATACTTAAATAGTTAAAAGAGATTTCCTCTTCTACGACTTGTTTTTTTAGATTTTCTTGATAAACAAGTTCTTCTCCTTCAGTTTTTAAGTATTCAGCTTCATACTTTACGCCTTTAACCAATTCTACAACTTCTCCGCTCTCCAAGGTTAATAAAGCCTTATCGATACCTGGTTCTATTTGATTATCGACAATAATAGGTGCGTTTATATTATTACCTAAACTATTTCCTTTTAAAAAGTACGTTGATGATAGCACTCCTAGAACAATTGCTGCTGCTGCCGCATACTGCCAGCGGTACGTTTTTTTAGGCATAACTAGTTTAGACTTTATAATTTGCCAATCTGCTTTACTATCTATTTTTGATTTAAGATGTAATCTCGATTCTATTTTATCTTCTTCTGTAAGTCTTTTTAAAATATCTTCTTTTTCTTCTTCAGAAAACAAATTAGAAGTCTCTAATTCCTTAGCGCTTTTATCTTTCAAAAGAGAAGACGCTATTTGCTTAGATAATATTATGATTTTCTTAAAGTTCATCATT
The window above is part of the Algibacter sp. L3A6 genome. Proteins encoded here:
- a CDS encoding DUF6850 family outer membrane beta-barrel protein, producing the protein MNQANLGKFSYGEGKYLYSEGALRHPQEYKKQNGLYVETASLAPLESTNWILYGGLEYLNSRKEEVENNLTYGIKEYGSPYYFFQETTGLWNHQNYNFQVSGANSINSKLTLGGYLNYDTNFYFRKTDTRNELTALKILAKVALSYKLNQKHMLSLALSNEFFKTDSELGNKFPENNTEATANYYLNTGLGSYIKNIDNGFESKRSIPNLQLQWLFKHNNSDLSIESSTGYGLERWIDKNIVRVEENDELTKYNFFRERLNIYYNSYKTNKLVALSLNAEYLKGKAKVWDENGAYYNQNFTSTSYRVKTEGNILFYNQFLNKLSIGVNYYNKKQLDLNYAYQFDYQYLESEISLGINKKLSQKAAFFTDLGVLYHLVLDMEHDPFAANNIFVDWIGNKVANYTDIDTFNVNTKIGVDFALKHNNKLEFSITGDYLKATSLSSSEVSYFSKNEDYLSLVAGLKLYF
- a CDS encoding FecR family protein, producing the protein MKDKSAKELETSNLFSEEEKEDILKRLTEEDKIESRLHLKSKIDSKADWQIIKSKLVMPKKTYRWQYAAAAAIVLGVLSSTYFLKGNSLGNNINAPIIVDNQIEPGIDKALLTLESGEVVELVKGVKYEAEYLKTEGEELVYQENLKKQVVEEEISFNYLSIPKGGQFQITLEDGTHVWLNSESKLKYPVYFIKGNPRLVELVYGEAYFDVSPSTNHNGAKFQVISKGQNVEVLGTEFNIKAYQDEVNIYTTLVEGKVEVSSGEIKENLIPKQQSILNIENNVFAIAHVNVYNEIAWKDGVFNFENKRLKDIMMVLSRWYDIDVAFEKKDLETQKFIGALKKNYSIEKILTIFQKANIINSYEINKKSVIIK
- a CDS encoding TonB-dependent receptor, coding for MRIFVFLFCATMFGFSSNNALSQNAKINITEDQVVTVDEVFKIIKEQSSDYMFIYRQSLFEFFPKVELKKGIIKVDKLLTLALSGGNVDVTMMDDNVILIKEKPIEVNNKEAGEKNYDKVEIKGRVLDINNKPLSDVNVIVAELNIGTFTNKNGEFSLQLPHNNFLLNLSLIGYKIKEIDLALELDLSNINITLKEDLLDLDTVVVTATKTVSREGTSSYKIGSQAMKQVQAMNLADVLSLLPGNKAQQSDLTSTKQANLRSAVASDVNAFGTAIILDGAAISTDANMQTKNASSLDGGKSNVAGGVDLRSITLANVESVEVIAGVASPKYGNLSSGGILVKSKVGKSPYIVSTNVSSTNYQASIAKGYELNNYGVLNSDFSYAYSSGSPTERKLFYQSFNLGLRWKLPVFENLEWNHFTSFRIGHSDDGNRHEPEEVYKNEADVKSTSFQATLSGDFSSSILGKVSYNFSGSLVNQHSYYDTYVINGPFPIIEALESGTYATTYSPNAFNQTRDIKGRPVNVNGRIDAQQHLNLETIDFNFETGLQYTFDDNTGSGRVSTGNIAHSQDIAGSRSTTFEKIPASKTFSAYHQTVIKRTGENSKQQLNLGVRYDNMLERYNLWSPRMSFLSKYNNFTGRAAWGVSYKAPAMVQLYPGRSYIDYINFQYYAENPDERLAIVSTYVYQPTNEHLKPNYSDLKEIGFDWSPAFMNINFTYFKKDMRRGINTTEELILLPKPVYQVASAPEGEQPVVEPTGEVSNIPRTVSVMKNNAFTSTDGVELTLSPEKIKATNTQFNFRYSYLESLVTDKGFDIDKSAYVVGDNSVRYGVYENTLTKAVRSFGTVTLIQHIPSLRFVLTLSAELNFKESSEYIGASLYPFAYYDADGNYVEIPEANRMNLEFADLIRDENTFTTTETPFYSNFNLQIRKESKQGHSFSFYANNAPWYNPTYEFLGSNRRLNSKLSVGFNLTLLIK
- a CDS encoding DUF4876 domain-containing protein; protein product: MKKTILKRLGLTKLIAAFLLIGISTACSDDDAVANLGDLQVQIELASGLSDISLDGIEITATHTVDNSILSLTTSADGLVTFSNISVGTYTVIASKSTDDYTLSGTANNITVMKQVTTTEIVEVNAVNQDGGLVIKEVYSAGSGYITLFKDAFVEIFNNSSETLYADGMYIANLFGDTGVSGDTALSTVLTDDTYVYTDVMSQIPGVGTDYPVEPGKSIVIALNAVDYKEGSANPDGELDNTDATLEHYSIDWLEAQGRSGNSFFEFDNPAVANMTNIYMFDETNFFRLGTASASVVLVSNEAVFSDSDIVDYTEPGSTSTFKLMKISIDQVVDGVDILDNSGAADYKRIPASVDGGFTYVNADGAISYTGLSSRRKIDEVASARFGRTILLDTNNSTVDFEAIDFPDKYGYNN